A window from Ureaplasma parvum serovar 3 str. ATCC 27815 encodes these proteins:
- a CDS encoding acetate/propionate family kinase, translating to MMLIINIGSSSWKFCLFDMNLKQIFSGKIRLDVSPHQLKYIFDKNEYVYLLDDDHNNHVDLIIKFLINKKIIKKLEDITYFGIRAVYVKNFYGASAFLNNEIYNDLNQHTDLCPIHNQNTIMLINDIKHLNTSAKIIIIFDNWFHRSINKNKYTIAIDQTIAIKHKIRKYGFHGISFSYSNKIMQNYLGKQDVNLIILHLGSGSSVCAIKNGKSFDTSMSYSPLSGIIMNTRSGDIDPSVLLTLKKVKNQSLKQLILFLNQQSGLYGLTKHHSISEVANNLHNKNNELALEMYTDSIVDYFIKYLNHLQKIDAIVFSGGISEFEHLVLEKIISKIHLINLEINDHLILTNTLNKISTSKSQIPIYLCLVNEEHEIAYEMLNLINKTK from the coding sequence ATGATGTTAATAATTAATATTGGTAGTAGTAGTTGAAAATTTTGCTTGTTTGATATGAATTTAAAACAAATATTTAGTGGCAAAATTCGCTTAGACGTTAGCCCACACCAACTAAAATATATCTTTGATAAAAATGAATATGTTTATTTACTTGATGATGATCACAACAATCACGTTGATTTAATCATTAAATTTTTAATTAACAAAAAAATTATTAAAAAATTAGAAGATATCACTTATTTTGGAATTCGAGCTGTTTATGTTAAAAATTTTTATGGAGCAAGTGCTTTTTTAAATAATGAAATTTATAATGATCTTAACCAACACACAGATTTATGTCCTATTCACAACCAAAATACTATCATGTTAATTAATGACATTAAGCATTTAAACACCTCTGCAAAAATTATTATTATTTTTGATAATTGGTTTCATCGTAGTATTAATAAAAATAAATACACTATTGCTATTGATCAAACAATAGCAATAAAACATAAAATTCGTAAATATGGTTTTCATGGAATTTCTTTTAGTTATAGTAATAAAATAATGCAAAATTATTTAGGAAAACAAGATGTTAATTTAATTATTTTACACTTAGGTTCTGGATCGTCAGTTTGTGCAATTAAAAATGGAAAATCATTTGATACCTCAATGTCTTACTCTCCTCTTTCAGGAATTATTATGAATACAAGAAGTGGTGATATAGACCCTAGTGTTTTACTTACTTTAAAAAAAGTAAAAAACCAATCACTGAAGCAATTGATCTTATTTTTAAATCAGCAATCAGGTCTTTATGGATTAACAAAACATCATAGTATTAGTGAAGTTGCTAATAATTTGCACAATAAAAATAATGAACTTGCCCTTGAGATGTACACTGATAGCATTGTTGATTATTTTATTAAGTATTTAAACCATTTACAAAAGATTGATGCAATTGTATTTTCGGGAGGAATTAGTGAATTTGAGCATCTTGTTTTAGAAAAAATTATTAGTAAAATTCATCTAATAAACCTTGAAATTAACGATCATTTAATACTAACAAACACGTTAAATAAAATTTCAACATCTAAATCACAAATTCCTATATATTTATGTTTAGTGAATGAAGAGCACGAAATTGCTTATGAAATGCTAAATTTAATTAATAAGACAAAATAA
- a CDS encoding DUF1410 domain-containing protein has protein sequence MITKKHLTKIITILTCSTLIIGLSCLIGACTKSKSKVDDKQVLFKIKKFKTTTNSIELFLEGSAVLASHSYSVVLKEKATGDLKTINNLKLVKDNDLNKLIINELKPNMGYELVDLLINNQKQLITKLDFITSTLTQENVDQFSIKKIDWKNITNNSADLNLEFTKYFLANENQNIFEISLLNLQTQQITKFKFNYQPNSPSITFNFTQLENNAKYQIHRIVLNNKELVFSNQNLVLSNTNKQNSNPIIKDLNITKIEKEIYDTSAKLIFYFKDNKLGDLNNQKFVLKLVSAHQPSNTFSFENYVYNNSKKTLSFNLTGLQTSTKYSLNSLTLNGQPISLANLDLNILTSTKLTTVQRLENLEHESSDFWFNDENLSVKIKLYFENNVNYLKNKYLKLVYMDNANNIIVSKPVLFDPTKKEYEFSFDKVLSNRKYTFSKLVFDDLQDFSEKQALEVNTQGLNGSFNTPQAKIKIKKISYSSTDKSAKLEFHLEDDFDLVDGDKVSVKYRLKPSSNSIDTTNNTVEGLVHNHILNVTINDLESNKSYEVIDFVINDYKNKQLLNKPEFLKKNTNHHNHPFNIPLDFDTKNSDYKTKFNVNEISKSYNKETKLTTIKLKFDNIPTNPTSSNNFTFTIKKRTGYTTNLISPKTLEYDVNKKTLIAKFENIEDQIVYDFVDVKVNNQNIEFNKSLDKYFSIIHSADYHE, from the coding sequence ATGATAACTAAAAAACATTTAACTAAAATAATTACAATTTTAACTTGTAGTACTTTAATTATTGGTTTATCTTGCTTAATTGGTGCATGCACTAAATCAAAAAGTAAGGTTGATGATAAACAAGTGCTTTTTAAAATAAAAAAATTTAAAACAACTACTAATAGTATTGAGTTATTTTTAGAAGGTAGTGCAGTTTTAGCATCACATTCATACAGTGTTGTTTTAAAAGAAAAAGCAACTGGTGATTTAAAAACAATTAATAATTTAAAATTAGTTAAGGATAATGATCTTAATAAATTAATTATTAATGAATTAAAACCAAATATGGGTTATGAATTAGTAGATTTATTAATTAATAATCAAAAACAGCTAATAACTAAACTAGATTTTATAACAAGTACATTAACACAAGAAAATGTAGATCAATTTAGTATAAAAAAAATTGATTGAAAAAATATTACTAATAATAGTGCTGATTTAAATTTAGAATTTACAAAATATTTTTTAGCGAACGAAAACCAAAATATTTTTGAGATTAGTTTATTAAATTTACAAACCCAACAAATTACAAAATTTAAGTTTAATTATCAACCAAATTCGCCATCGATAACATTTAATTTTACTCAATTAGAAAACAACGCTAAATACCAAATTCATAGGATTGTTTTAAATAATAAAGAGTTAGTTTTTAGTAACCAAAATTTAGTATTATCTAATACTAATAAGCAAAACTCAAACCCGATTATTAAAGATTTAAACATCACCAAAATTGAAAAAGAAATTTATGATACTAGTGCAAAATTGATTTTTTATTTTAAAGATAATAAGTTAGGTGATTTAAATAATCAAAAATTTGTTTTAAAATTAGTTTCAGCACACCAACCATCAAATACTTTTAGTTTTGAAAATTATGTTTACAATAACTCTAAAAAGACCTTATCATTTAATTTAACGGGTTTACAAACTAGTACAAAATACTCATTAAATTCATTAACTCTTAATGGACAGCCAATATCATTAGCTAATTTAGATTTAAATATTTTAACCTCTACAAAATTAACTACTGTTCAAAGATTAGAGAACTTAGAACATGAAAGCAGTGATTTTTGATTTAATGATGAAAATTTGAGTGTTAAGATTAAATTATATTTTGAAAATAACGTTAATTATTTAAAAAATAAATATTTAAAATTAGTATACATGGATAATGCAAATAACATCATTGTATCAAAACCTGTTTTATTTGATCCCACAAAAAAAGAGTACGAATTTAGTTTCGATAAAGTTTTATCAAACCGAAAATACACTTTTTCTAAACTAGTTTTTGATGATCTACAAGATTTTAGTGAAAAACAAGCTTTAGAAGTAAATACTCAAGGATTAAATGGTAGTTTTAATACACCTCAAGCAAAAATTAAAATCAAAAAGATTTCTTATAGTTCAACCGATAAATCCGCTAAATTAGAGTTTCATTTAGAAGATGATTTTGATTTAGTTGATGGTGATAAAGTTAGTGTCAAATATAGACTAAAACCATCATCTAATAGTATTGATACTACTAATAATACTGTTGAGGGTTTGGTTCATAACCACATATTGAATGTAACAATTAATGATTTAGAATCAAATAAATCATATGAAGTTATTGACTTTGTTATTAATGATTATAAAAATAAACAATTATTAAACAAACCTGAATTTTTAAAAAAAAATACAAATCATCATAACCATCCTTTTAATATCCCGCTTGATTTTGATACTAAAAATAGTGATTATAAAACTAAATTTAATGTAAATGAAATTAGTAAATCTTATAATAAAGAAACTAAATTAACAACAATCAAATTAAAATTTGATAATATTCCCACAAATCCCACTTCATCTAATAATTTTACATTTACAATTAAAAAACGAACAGGATACACTACTAATCTGATAAGCCCAAAAACTTTGGAATATGATGTAAATAAGAAAACTTTAATAGCAAAATTTGAAAATATTGAGGACCAAATTGTTTATGATTTTGTTGATGTTAAAGTAAATAATCAAAATATTGAATTTAACAAATCATTAGATAAGTATTTTTCTATTATTCATAGTGCTGACTATCATGAATAA